From one Streptomyces mobaraensis genomic stretch:
- a CDS encoding serine/threonine-protein kinase, protein MRPLLEEDPRTVGPYRLLGVLGAGGMGRVYVGRNPGGRTVAVKVVHPRLALDEEFRSRFRREVETARRVGGAWTAPVLDADPDAPVPWVVTGYVAGPSLDRAVADVGPLPEPAVRAVGAGLAEALAAVHALGLVHRDVKPSNVLLPLDGPRLIDFGIARAMDGTTSLTATGVVIGSSGYMAPEQVLGRPLTGAADVFSLGAVLAFAAAGAAPFPGEHHASINYRVVHGDPELGPGLDGELRELVTACLAKDPADRPAPEDLLRRLTGGRPAGDLVGPGWLPAPLVEQVSRQAVELLGLEGGGVPYGSPGGAFGPATGYVPTEGNGGPPPAGDGSGGGHGTDGTDGPSGGNGGNGGPAGARGPAGAGGAFGAPPSALPAPPPGSYAEWPGGALPARDGSGPGAAYGLGGDAYDAFGASGASGAKTYGGPGAGPYSDRGPYGDRGPAPAAPGHGGPGRGGPQRAGPGRNGARRRAVLAGAAAAGAVVVVLAVLLGLGVWPFERGGGHHGKAEASAGSASPGDVPRGFVGTWTGAVKQRDGTPNGSVTSVIGQGRKGEYVVRNSYDVLGVFQCRAKAALRSATATKITLREVTDGPRAAGCTGSEATLVYTLGPDGTLSFASDDAQGGSPTATLTRSGG, encoded by the coding sequence ATGCGGCCGTTGCTGGAGGAAGATCCGCGCACCGTCGGCCCGTACCGGCTGCTGGGGGTGCTCGGCGCGGGCGGCATGGGCCGGGTCTACGTGGGCCGCAACCCCGGCGGCCGAACGGTGGCGGTGAAGGTCGTCCACCCGCGGCTCGCCCTCGACGAGGAGTTCCGCTCGCGCTTCCGCCGCGAGGTGGAGACCGCGCGGCGGGTCGGCGGCGCCTGGACCGCGCCGGTCCTGGACGCGGACCCGGACGCGCCGGTGCCCTGGGTGGTCACGGGGTACGTGGCCGGGCCCTCCCTGGACCGGGCGGTCGCCGACGTCGGGCCGCTGCCCGAGCCGGCCGTCCGCGCGGTGGGCGCCGGGCTGGCCGAGGCGCTGGCCGCCGTGCACGCGCTGGGCCTCGTCCACCGGGACGTCAAACCCTCCAACGTGCTGCTGCCGCTCGACGGCCCGCGGCTGATCGACTTCGGCATCGCCCGGGCCATGGACGGCACGACCTCGCTCACCGCCACCGGCGTGGTGATCGGCTCGTCCGGGTACATGGCGCCCGAGCAGGTGCTGGGGCGCCCGCTGACCGGGGCGGCGGACGTCTTCTCGCTCGGCGCCGTCCTCGCCTTCGCCGCCGCGGGCGCGGCGCCGTTCCCCGGCGAGCACCACGCGTCGATCAACTACCGCGTGGTCCACGGCGATCCGGAGCTCGGGCCGGGCCTGGACGGTGAACTCCGCGAGCTGGTCACGGCCTGCCTCGCCAAGGACCCGGCCGACCGCCCGGCCCCCGAGGACCTCCTCCGCCGGCTCACCGGCGGCCGTCCGGCGGGTGACCTCGTGGGGCCCGGCTGGCTGCCGGCGCCGCTGGTGGAACAGGTGAGCCGGCAGGCGGTGGAACTGCTGGGGCTGGAGGGCGGGGGCGTTCCCTACGGTTCGCCCGGCGGTGCCTTCGGCCCGGCGACGGGCTATGTGCCGACGGAGGGGAACGGCGGGCCGCCGCCGGCGGGCGACGGCAGCGGCGGCGGGCACGGCACGGACGGCACGGATGGCCCGAGCGGCGGGAATGGCGGGAACGGCGGTCCGGCGGGCGCACGGGGACCGGCGGGGGCGGGCGGTGCCTTCGGGGCGCCTCCCTCGGCGCTCCCCGCGCCCCCGCCGGGCTCCTACGCGGAGTGGCCCGGCGGCGCGCTCCCCGCACGGGACGGCAGTGGGCCGGGCGCGGCGTACGGGCTCGGCGGGGACGCGTACGACGCCTTCGGTGCCTCCGGTGCCTCCGGCGCGAAGACCTACGGCGGGCCGGGCGCGGGACCGTACAGCGACCGCGGCCCGTACGGGGACCGCGGGCCGGCACCGGCCGCTCCCGGGCACGGCGGTCCCGGACGAGGCGGTCCCCAGCGGGCCGGTCCCGGCCGGAACGGGGCGCGCCGCCGGGCCGTTCTGGCCGGTGCGGCGGCGGCCGGCGCGGTGGTGGTCGTCCTCGCCGTGCTCCTGGGGCTGGGGGTGTGGCCGTTCGAGAGGGGCGGCGGGCACCACGGCAAGGCGGAGGCGTCCGCCGGGTCCGCGTCTCCGGGGGACGTCCCGCGCGGGTTCGTCGGGACGTGGACCGGAGCGGTCAAGCAGCGCGACGGCACCCCCAACGGATCGGTGACCTCCGTCATCGGCCAGGGGCGGAAGGGCGAGTACGTCGTCCGCAACAGCTACGACGTCCTCGGCGTCTTCCAGTGCCGCGCCAAGGCGGCGCTGCGGTCGGCCACTGCCACGAAGATCACGCTCCGCGAGGTGACCGACGGGCCGAGGGCGGCCGGCTGCACCGGCAGCGAGGCGACGCTCGTCTACACCCTCGGTCCCGACGGCACGCTCTCCTTCGCCTCCGACGACGCCCAGGGAGGCTCCCCCACGGCCACCCTCACCCGCTCCGGTGGCTGA
- a CDS encoding alpha/beta hydrolase, which yields MSNSANGAYQSRGHRRAKRAKRWFLVAVCIAVLGAVAYPVLNYFDVFSDKGDPISFDDGSGGKNGGGKPGAKALMPTGPKADFKISGTVQDGSKIAVTTYQGKKSGFTGKVWVWAPEEYKDPKYKDSGFPVLIALPGGAGFPNNYWMGSNLKLEDSIQKWAKEGKSLPFIIAMPVLNPENHDGKGDPTPGRYWDGSDIPGQPKMGTWLTEDVPQLIKENFRTIKSRDGWAFMGSSTGGSAGLKSVLQKPDKFKAVIASGPDIVPDSLLWKGHEKERADNNSKVLAQRLIAKGGPDVYLGLQVGGTEPVKPPIDAFVAKYGNKGPVKTKYHVIQGGEHNAATYVPAMENGGLIQWISEHMQGPVA from the coding sequence ATGAGCAACTCAGCCAACGGCGCCTACCAGTCGCGGGGCCACCGCAGGGCCAAGCGGGCGAAGCGCTGGTTCCTGGTCGCGGTGTGCATAGCCGTGCTCGGGGCCGTCGCCTATCCGGTGCTGAACTACTTCGACGTCTTCTCCGACAAGGGTGACCCGATCTCCTTCGACGACGGGTCCGGCGGCAAGAACGGCGGCGGGAAGCCCGGCGCGAAGGCGCTGATGCCGACCGGCCCCAAGGCCGACTTCAAGATCTCCGGCACGGTGCAGGACGGCAGCAAGATCGCCGTCACCACGTACCAGGGGAAGAAGTCCGGCTTCACGGGCAAGGTGTGGGTCTGGGCGCCCGAGGAGTACAAGGACCCGAAGTACAAGGACAGCGGCTTCCCGGTGCTGATCGCGCTGCCGGGCGGCGCGGGGTTCCCCAACAACTACTGGATGGGGTCCAACCTCAAGCTGGAGGACTCCATCCAGAAGTGGGCGAAGGAAGGCAAGAGCCTCCCGTTCATCATCGCCATGCCGGTCCTCAACCCGGAGAACCACGACGGGAAGGGCGACCCGACCCCCGGCCGCTACTGGGACGGCAGTGACATCCCCGGCCAGCCCAAGATGGGCACCTGGCTGACCGAGGACGTCCCGCAGCTGATCAAGGAGAACTTCCGGACGATCAAGTCCCGTGACGGCTGGGCCTTCATGGGCTCCTCCACCGGCGGCTCCGCCGGCCTGAAGTCGGTGCTCCAGAAGCCGGACAAGTTCAAGGCCGTCATCGCCTCCGGCCCGGACATCGTCCCCGACTCCCTCCTGTGGAAGGGCCACGAGAAGGAGCGGGCGGACAACAACTCCAAGGTCCTCGCCCAGCGGCTGATCGCCAAGGGCGGCCCGGACGTCTACCTGGGGCTCCAGGTCGGCGGCACCGAACCGGTCAAACCGCCGATCGACGCCTTCGTCGCCAAGTACGGCAACAAGGGCCCGGTGAAGACGAAGTACCACGTCATCCAGGGCGGCGAGCACAACGCGGCCACCTATGTGCCCGCCATGGAGAACGGCGGCCTGATCCAGTGGATCAGCGAGCACATGCAGGGGCCCGTCGCCTGA
- a CDS encoding amidohydrolase family protein, with translation MLTIHAAGLLLTGDPAAEPVPGGAVLVDGGAVAALGPLDEVTAAYPGARVRRWPGVLTPGLRQWHGLWLLTRAYHPDPREYDELGDRPLTGDRLTALDMPETRRSGSVRRGLQRMLRYGTTAVGGPFRDTVVRTAVSRSGLREVPSTLAPGITAAPPDLDPFRTASALADVIPAPLTVGGRADLAAFDVPDEAGLVAAGAGTCVATVLAGRLVYRGH, from the coding sequence GTGCTGACGATCCACGCGGCCGGGCTGCTGCTCACCGGCGACCCGGCGGCGGAGCCCGTGCCCGGCGGCGCGGTCCTCGTCGACGGCGGGGCCGTCGCGGCCCTCGGCCCGCTCGACGAGGTGACGGCGGCGTACCCGGGCGCGCGCGTACGCCGCTGGCCGGGCGTCCTGACGCCCGGCCTCCGGCAGTGGCACGGCCTGTGGCTGCTGACCCGCGCCTACCACCCGGACCCGCGCGAGTACGACGAACTCGGCGACCGCCCGCTGACGGGCGACCGCCTCACGGCCCTGGACATGCCGGAGACCCGCAGGTCGGGCAGTGTCCGGCGGGGCCTCCAGCGCATGCTGCGCTACGGCACGACGGCGGTCGGCGGCCCCTTCCGCGACACGGTGGTCCGCACGGCCGTGTCCCGCTCCGGCCTGCGGGAGGTCCCGTCGACCCTCGCCCCCGGCATCACGGCCGCGCCGCCGGACCTCGACCCGTTCCGCACCGCCTCCGCCCTGGCCGATGTGATCCCCGCCCCCCTGACCGTCGGCGGCCGCGCCGACCTGGCCGCGTTCGACGTCCCGGACGAGGCGGGTCTGGTGGCGGCGGGGGCGGGTACGTGTGTGGCGACGGTGCTGGCCGGACGGCTGGTCTACCGGGGGCACTGA
- a CDS encoding demethylmenaquinone methyltransferase, which yields MTRASLDKQPHEVAAMFDDVAAKYDLTNDVISLGQARRWRKHVAAAVAGRPGERVLDLAAGTGTSSIPFSADGAYVVPCDFSLGMLREGKKRHEWLPLTAGDATRLPFADEVFDAVTISYGLRNVQDTDAALREMLRVTKPGGRVVICEFSHPTWKPFRTVYSEYLMRALPTVARAVSSSPDAYVYLAESIPAWPDQPALAGRLQQAGWTDVAWRNLAGGIVALHRGRKAATPAG from the coding sequence GTGACCCGAGCCTCCCTGGACAAGCAGCCGCACGAAGTCGCCGCGATGTTCGACGACGTGGCGGCCAAGTACGACCTGACCAACGATGTGATCTCGCTGGGCCAGGCCCGGCGGTGGCGCAAGCACGTGGCGGCGGCCGTCGCGGGGCGGCCGGGGGAGCGGGTGCTGGACCTCGCGGCCGGCACGGGGACCTCGTCCATCCCGTTCAGCGCGGACGGCGCGTACGTCGTCCCCTGCGACTTCTCGCTGGGCATGCTGCGCGAGGGGAAGAAGCGGCACGAGTGGCTGCCGCTGACCGCCGGTGACGCGACCCGGCTGCCGTTCGCGGACGAGGTGTTCGACGCCGTCACCATCTCCTACGGGCTCCGCAACGTGCAGGACACCGACGCCGCGCTGCGCGAGATGCTGCGCGTCACCAAGCCCGGCGGCCGGGTGGTGATCTGCGAGTTCAGCCACCCCACCTGGAAGCCGTTCCGGACCGTCTACTCCGAGTACCTGATGCGGGCGCTGCCCACGGTCGCGCGCGCGGTGAGCAGCAGCCCGGACGCGTACGTCTACCTCGCCGAGTCCATCCCCGCCTGGCCGGACCAGCCGGCGCTCGCGGGACGGCTCCAGCAGGCCGGCTGGACGGACGTGGCGTGGCGCAACCTCGCGGGCGGGATCGTCGCCCTGCACCGGGGTCGGAAAGCGGCCACTCCCGCGGGCTGA
- a CDS encoding alpha/beta hydrolase: MEIGPFSRKGEPVSFGQDIPAGGGQAGGNDGGKGAQQASDSKVAMPTGPAAPFKNANTLSDGTEIGVVTYHGKKSGFTGKVWVWAPKQYKDPKYKHSGFPVLIALPGGPGFPMNYWMGTDLGLESSVAKWSEEGTGKPFIIAMPVLNPQNADPLYWDGSDIPGQPKMGTWLTEDVPQLVKENFRTIKSRDGWAFMGSSTGGFAGLKAVLKHPDKFKAVIASGPDIVPDSRLWQGHQKEMDANNPELLSKKLIAKGGPDVYLAFQYGTLEGTVKGKVDKYIATYGNKGPIHTRLQVIQGGSHNAKSYVKGMGEGSMKWISEHLSGPVDPS, encoded by the coding sequence ATGGAGATCGGCCCCTTCTCCCGGAAGGGCGAGCCGGTCAGCTTCGGCCAGGACATTCCGGCGGGCGGCGGTCAGGCCGGGGGGAACGACGGCGGAAAGGGCGCCCAGCAGGCGTCCGACTCCAAGGTCGCGATGCCGACGGGTCCGGCGGCCCCGTTCAAGAACGCCAACACCCTGAGCGACGGCACCGAGATCGGCGTGGTGACGTACCACGGCAAGAAGTCCGGCTTCACCGGCAAGGTCTGGGTCTGGGCCCCGAAGCAGTACAAGGACCCGAAGTACAAGCACAGCGGTTTCCCGGTGCTGATCGCCCTTCCCGGCGGTCCCGGCTTCCCCATGAACTACTGGATGGGCACCGACCTCGGCCTGGAGTCGAGCGTCGCCAAGTGGTCCGAGGAGGGCACGGGCAAGCCCTTCATCATCGCGATGCCCGTCCTCAACCCGCAGAACGCCGACCCGCTGTACTGGGACGGCAGTGACATCCCGGGCCAGCCGAAGATGGGCACCTGGCTGACCGAGGACGTTCCGCAGCTCGTCAAGGAGAACTTCCGGACGATCAAGTCCCGTGACGGCTGGGCGTTCATGGGCTCCTCCACCGGCGGCTTCGCGGGCCTGAAGGCCGTGCTGAAGCACCCGGACAAGTTCAAGGCCGTCATCGCGTCCGGCCCGGACATCGTCCCCGACTCCCGGCTGTGGCAGGGCCACCAGAAGGAGATGGACGCGAACAACCCCGAGCTGCTCTCCAAGAAGCTGATCGCCAAGGGCGGCCCGGACGTCTACCTCGCCTTCCAGTACGGCACCCTTGAAGGGACCGTGAAGGGGAAGGTGGACAAGTACATCGCCACCTACGGCAACAAGGGCCCCATCCACACCCGTCTCCAGGTCATCCAGGGCGGTTCGCACAACGCGAAGTCCTATGTGAAGGGGATGGGCGAGGGCAGCATGAAGTGGATCAGTGAGCACCTCTCGGGGCCGGTGGACCCCTCCTGA
- a CDS encoding Uma2 family endonuclease produces the protein MGDAAKATPDTWMFPPWEGWTVEQVADLELSFDWELVDGNVAARRCTDLWHNHIRQGIYGHLADAAPRPYKVLSGQWTVVDETNVAVPDIVVFDATGFDVLGDEDIRARESILMIEVVSPGTRQDDRVRKPALYASAGVKNYWRVERVEDGLPEVHEFWLHKETGQYVSAPDRPVHTGKLETDRPFPVVIDLASLVEL, from the coding sequence GTGGGTGACGCGGCCAAGGCCACGCCCGACACTTGGATGTTCCCGCCCTGGGAGGGCTGGACGGTGGAGCAGGTGGCCGACCTGGAGCTTTCCTTCGACTGGGAGCTGGTGGACGGGAACGTCGCGGCCCGGCGGTGCACGGACCTCTGGCACAACCACATCCGACAAGGGATCTACGGTCACCTGGCGGATGCGGCTCCCCGACCGTACAAGGTGCTCTCCGGCCAGTGGACAGTGGTCGACGAGACGAATGTCGCTGTGCCCGACATCGTCGTCTTCGATGCCACCGGGTTCGATGTCCTGGGAGACGAGGACATCAGGGCCCGGGAATCCATTCTCATGATCGAGGTGGTCTCACCGGGAACGCGCCAGGACGACCGCGTCCGCAAGCCTGCCCTATACGCCTCCGCCGGGGTGAAGAACTACTGGCGCGTCGAGCGCGTCGAGGACGGGCTGCCGGAGGTGCACGAGTTCTGGCTGCACAAGGAGACCGGGCAGTACGTCTCGGCCCCCGACCGGCCGGTGCACACCGGCAAGCTGGAGACCGACCGGCCGTTCCCCGTCGTCATCGACCTGGCGAGCCTGGTCGAGCTCTGA
- the mqnC gene encoding cyclic dehypoxanthinyl futalosine synthase — MTEHADLSPSEIAAVLDRAAAGGRITPEEALVLYRSAPLHALGAAADAVRRRRYAGTEHIATYIIERNINYTNSCVTACKFCAFYAPPKSDKVWTRPLDDILRRCAETVELGGTQIMFQGGHHPDYGVEYYEEHFSAIKKAFPQLVIHSLGASEVDHMARISGVSAEEAIRRIHAAGLDSFAGAGAELLPERPRKAIAPLKESGERWLEIMEIAHKLGVESTSTMLMGTGETNAERIEHLRMIRDVQDRTGGFRAFIPYTYQPENNHLKGRTQATIFEYLRMIAIARLFLDNVAHIQGSWLTTGKEVGQLSLHYGADDLGSIMLEENVVSSAGAKHRSNRQEIIDLIRKAGRVPAQRTTTYEHIVVHDDPADDPVDDRVVSHLSSTAIEGGTAHPELKLVAAD; from the coding sequence GTGACAGAGCACGCCGACCTCTCGCCCTCTGAGATCGCAGCCGTCCTCGACCGCGCCGCCGCCGGCGGGCGGATCACCCCGGAGGAGGCGCTCGTCCTCTACCGGTCCGCCCCGCTGCACGCGCTGGGCGCGGCCGCGGACGCCGTGCGCCGCCGCCGCTACGCGGGTACGGAGCACATCGCGACGTACATCATCGAGCGCAACATCAACTACACGAACTCGTGCGTCACGGCGTGCAAGTTCTGCGCGTTCTACGCCCCGCCGAAGAGCGACAAGGTCTGGACCCGGCCCCTCGACGACATCCTGCGCCGCTGCGCGGAGACCGTGGAGCTGGGCGGCACGCAGATCATGTTCCAGGGCGGGCACCACCCGGACTACGGCGTGGAGTACTACGAGGAGCACTTCTCCGCCATCAAGAAGGCGTTCCCGCAGCTCGTCATCCACTCGCTGGGCGCCTCCGAGGTCGACCACATGGCGCGGATCTCGGGCGTGAGCGCCGAGGAGGCGATCCGCCGGATCCACGCGGCGGGCCTGGACTCGTTCGCGGGCGCCGGCGCCGAGCTGCTGCCCGAGCGGCCGCGCAAGGCCATCGCGCCGCTGAAGGAGTCGGGCGAGCGCTGGCTGGAGATCATGGAGATCGCCCACAAGCTGGGCGTCGAGTCGACCTCCACCATGCTGATGGGCACGGGCGAGACCAACGCCGAGCGGATCGAGCACCTGCGGATGATCCGCGACGTGCAGGACCGCACGGGCGGCTTCCGCGCGTTCATCCCGTACACCTACCAGCCCGAGAACAACCACCTGAAGGGCCGGACGCAGGCGACGATCTTCGAGTACCTGCGCATGATCGCCATCGCGCGGCTGTTCCTCGACAACGTCGCCCACATCCAGGGTTCCTGGCTGACCACGGGCAAGGAGGTCGGCCAGCTGTCGCTGCACTACGGCGCGGACGACCTGGGCTCGATCATGCTGGAGGAGAACGTCGTCTCCTCGGCGGGCGCCAAGCACCGCTCGAACCGCCAGGAGATCATCGACCTGATCCGCAAGGCGGGCCGCGTCCCGGCGCAGCGGACGACGACGTACGAGCACATCGTGGTCCACGACGACCCGGCGGACGACCCGGTCGACGACCGCGTCGTCTCGCACCTCTCCTCCACGGCGATCGAGGGCGGCACGGCCCACCCGGAGCTCAAGCTCGTCGCCGCCGACTGA
- a CDS encoding menaquinone biosynthetic enzyme MqnA/MqnD family protein, whose translation MDNSASDAPVPDAPVSPAPAHGAHPRRRSRPRVGHIQFLNCLPLYWGLARTGALLDLDLSKDTPERLSEALIRGDLDIGPVTLVEYLRHADELVALPDIAVGCDGPVMSCMIVSQVPLKELDGARVALGSTSRTSVRLAQLLLAEQIGVRPEYFTCPPDLSLMMREADAAVLIGDAALRASLHYAPKLGLEVHDLGRMWKEWTGLPFVFAVWAVRRDYLAREPETVRKVHQAFLASRDLSLEEVGKVAEQAARWEAFDAELLERYFTTLDFRFGPRQLEGVTEFARLTGPTTGFPADVRVELLEP comes from the coding sequence GTGGACAATTCAGCATCCGACGCACCCGTCCCTGACGCCCCAGTCTCCCCCGCACCGGCGCACGGCGCCCACCCCAGGCGGCGCAGCCGCCCCCGGGTCGGGCACATCCAGTTCCTGAACTGCCTGCCGCTGTACTGGGGGCTCGCCCGGACCGGGGCCCTGCTCGACCTGGACCTGTCCAAGGACACCCCGGAGCGGCTCAGCGAGGCCCTCATCCGGGGGGACCTGGACATCGGCCCGGTGACGCTCGTCGAGTACCTGCGCCACGCGGACGAGCTGGTCGCGCTGCCGGACATCGCGGTCGGCTGCGACGGCCCGGTGATGTCGTGCATGATCGTCTCGCAGGTGCCGCTGAAGGAGCTCGACGGGGCGCGCGTCGCCCTCGGTTCCACCTCCCGCACCTCCGTGCGCCTGGCGCAGCTTCTGCTCGCCGAGCAGATCGGGGTGCGGCCGGAGTACTTCACCTGCCCGCCCGACCTGAGCCTGATGATGCGCGAGGCGGACGCCGCCGTGCTCATCGGCGACGCCGCGCTGCGGGCCTCGCTGCACTACGCGCCCAAGCTCGGCCTGGAGGTCCACGACCTGGGGCGGATGTGGAAGGAGTGGACGGGGCTGCCGTTCGTCTTCGCCGTGTGGGCCGTGCGCCGCGACTACCTGGCCCGTGAGCCGGAGACCGTCCGCAAGGTGCACCAGGCGTTCCTGGCCTCGCGGGACCTGTCCCTGGAGGAGGTCGGGAAGGTCGCGGAGCAGGCGGCGCGCTGGGAGGCGTTCGACGCGGAGCTGCTGGAGCGCTACTTCACCACGCTGGACTTCCGCTTCGGCCCCCGCCAGCTGGAGGGCGTCACGGAGTTCGCCCGGCTGACCGGACCGACGACCGGCTTCCCCGCCGACGTCCGGGTGGAACTGCTGGAGCCCTGA
- a CDS encoding Uma2 family endonuclease — MGAVMTADRPAKATPENWMFPPADGWTYAQVRELDLPFDWELVDGVIVVRGQTRLWHDTVRDELRFHLRQACPEEYRVNVERCVMLEDRTVVKPDVVVCDRKELDFLDVECTAVDKVRLAVEVVSPGSRSDDRFRKPAQFAHAGVPFYWRVELEAEDRSLAVHEFWLPVGEEAYVPAPLHPVHRGTLITDMPFPVEIDLKAVLGG, encoded by the coding sequence ATGGGAGCAGTGATGACCGCAGACCGGCCGGCGAAGGCCACTCCGGAGAACTGGATGTTCCCGCCTGCGGACGGCTGGACGTACGCCCAGGTCAGGGAGCTCGACCTGCCCTTCGACTGGGAGCTGGTGGACGGAGTGATCGTGGTTCGGGGGCAGACCAGGCTGTGGCATGACACCGTGCGCGACGAGTTGCGCTTCCATCTCCGTCAGGCTTGCCCCGAGGAGTACCGCGTCAATGTCGAGCGCTGCGTGATGCTTGAGGACAGGACCGTCGTCAAGCCCGACGTCGTGGTCTGCGACAGGAAGGAACTCGACTTCCTCGATGTCGAGTGCACAGCCGTCGACAAGGTGAGGCTTGCGGTCGAGGTCGTCTCACCGGGTTCGCGCAGCGACGACCGGTTCCGCAAGCCGGCACAGTTCGCGCACGCGGGGGTGCCGTTCTACTGGCGTGTCGAGTTGGAGGCCGAGGACCGGAGCCTCGCGGTACACGAGTTCTGGCTGCCCGTCGGTGAGGAGGCATATGTACCCGCTCCCCTGCATCCGGTGCACCGGGGGACGCTGATCACCGATATGCCGTTCCCGGTCGAGATCGATCTGAAGGCCGTACTGGGTGGGTGA